A stretch of Clostridia bacterium DNA encodes these proteins:
- the rplS gene encoding 50S ribosomal protein L19 — protein MDIIQAIENEQKRDDIPKFNPGDTITVSVKVVEGTKERIQDFTGIVIAMNGGGIQENFTVRRISYGVGVERVFPLHSPRIAGIKVLRKGRVRRAKIYYLRNRTGKAARIRDKK, from the coding sequence ATGGATATTATTCAAGCTATTGAAAATGAACAAAAAAGAGACGATATACCTAAGTTCAATCCAGGAGACACGATTACAGTAAGTGTAAAAGTTGTTGAGGGAACGAAAGAAAGAATCCAGGACTTCACTGGTATCGTAATTGCCATGAATGGCGGAGGCATCCAAGAGAACTTCACTGTTAGAAGAATCTCTTATGGTGTAGGAGTGGAAAGAGTATTCCCACTGCATTCTCCAAGAATTGCAGGCATAAAAGTGCTCAGAAAAGGTAGAGTAAGAAGAGCTAAAATCTACTATCTGCGTAATAGAACAGGCAAAGCCGCAAGAATCAGAGATAAAAAGTAA
- the lepB gene encoding signal peptidase I gives MTEIDKNVEKKEQQNKSFKPFLELIQALVIALVITFVIRTFIFQPFWVPTTSMVPTLKVNDRILVNELFTRYGEVQRGDVMVFHYPLDPNDIYVKRMIALPGESLEIKEDGIYIDGEQIEEPYLVHDYKYEPMGPVLVPENSYFAMGDNRDHSADSRIWGFVPEENFIGKAFLIYWPFSEMGQIE, from the coding sequence ATGACAGAAATTGATAAAAATGTTGAAAAAAAAGAGCAACAAAATAAATCGTTTAAACCTTTTTTGGAATTAATCCAGGCCTTGGTAATTGCCTTGGTAATTACCTTTGTGATTCGCACATTTATATTCCAGCCATTTTGGGTTCCAACGACCTCGATGGTGCCAACACTAAAGGTGAACGACCGAATCCTAGTCAATGAGCTTTTCACACGTTATGGCGAGGTGCAAAGAGGGGATGTAATGGTTTTCCATTATCCACTGGATCCCAATGATATCTATGTTAAACGTATGATTGCACTTCCTGGAGAAAGTTTAGAAATCAAGGAAGACGGTATCTATATTGATGGCGAACAGATTGAAGAACCATATTTGGTCCATGACTACAAGTATGAACCGATGGGTCCTGTCTTGGTGCCGGAAAACTCATATTTTGCCATGGGCGACAATAGAGACCATAGTGCAGATTCAAGAATTTGGGGATTTGTTCCTGAAGAAAACTTCATTGGAAAAGCCTTTTTGATTTATTGGCCATTTTCTGAGATGGGACAAATTGAATAA
- the ylqF gene encoding ribosome biogenesis GTPase YlqF — MHIQWYPGHMAKAKRLLKEQIKAVDIVIEIRDARIPISSTNQDLIELIGDKPRIVVLNKSDLADLNRLNAWEKILRQDAFAVVKADSLQRKGIKTVIAKCQEASKEMQKKRTQKGLLPRAVRAMVIGIPNVGKSSFINAMVKRGSAKTGNKPGVTRGNQWVRILKDIELLDTPGILWPRFENEQTGEYLAFTGAISEKIFDVEEASLQLICMLRDEYPGTLSSFYGLENEDDKNYILMNDIGIKRCFLDKKGEVQTERTALRLLHDFQEGKLGTYTLDKPEEVGN; from the coding sequence ATGCATATACAATGGTATCCAGGTCATATGGCCAAAGCCAAGAGATTATTAAAAGAACAAATAAAGGCAGTAGATATAGTTATTGAAATACGGGATGCTAGAATCCCTATTTCATCAACCAATCAGGATTTGATAGAACTGATTGGAGACAAGCCTAGGATTGTAGTGCTGAATAAATCTGATTTGGCTGATCTAAATCGCTTGAACGCTTGGGAAAAAATACTACGCCAAGATGCTTTTGCCGTAGTTAAAGCAGATAGTTTGCAAAGGAAAGGCATCAAAACAGTAATTGCAAAATGCCAAGAAGCTTCAAAAGAAATGCAAAAAAAACGGACCCAAAAGGGACTTCTGCCTAGAGCCGTCAGAGCGATGGTAATTGGTATTCCTAACGTGGGTAAATCCTCTTTTATTAATGCTATGGTGAAACGAGGCTCCGCCAAAACCGGAAATAAACCTGGCGTCACCAGGGGAAATCAATGGGTACGTATTTTAAAAGATATTGAACTACTTGATACACCAGGTATTCTGTGGCCACGTTTTGAGAATGAGCAAACTGGAGAATATTTAGCTTTCACAGGTGCAATCAGTGAAAAAATATTTGATGTAGAGGAAGCATCACTACAGTTGATTTGTATGCTCAGGGATGAGTATCCTGGAACGCTGTCTTCCTTTTATGGATTGGAAAATGAAGACGATAAGAACTATATCTTAATGAACGACATCGGTATTAAACGTTGCTTTCTTGATAAAAAAGGAGAAGTTCAAACGGAACGCACTGCATTACGTTTGCTTCATGATTTTCAAGAAGGAAAACTAGGAACGTACACCTTAGATAAACCTGAAGAGGTAGGGAACTAA
- a CDS encoding ribonuclease HII yields MKVKTIQQILASKSISPSLMDSIENDSRKNIQEALKKRSRGMVKEQEERLRLMNMYQLEKEGLEFGLSVGIDEAGRGPLAGPVYAAAVILPMGLYIKGLRDSKKIKHDERADIRHEIEQKAISIGWGYASVEEIDNDNILQATYLAMKRAYHKLSVRGEYVLVDGNGNPGIENVIIKPVIGGDNLSASIAAASIIAKERRDEIMLSLHELYPEYGFDKHKGYGTKEHYQALDKFGPSLVHRMSFLRKWSFHD; encoded by the coding sequence ATGAAGGTCAAGACTATTCAGCAAATATTGGCAAGCAAGAGCATTAGCCCATCTTTGATGGACAGTATAGAAAATGACTCGAGAAAAAACATACAAGAAGCACTGAAAAAAAGATCCAGAGGAATGGTAAAGGAACAAGAAGAACGATTGCGTCTGATGAATATGTATCAACTAGAAAAAGAAGGTTTGGAGTTTGGCTTAAGTGTCGGTATTGATGAAGCCGGTCGCGGACCGCTGGCCGGACCAGTGTATGCTGCCGCTGTCATTCTTCCAATGGGTTTGTATATTAAAGGATTGCGAGATAGTAAAAAAATCAAGCACGATGAAAGAGCAGATATTCGACACGAAATTGAACAAAAAGCGATTAGTATTGGGTGGGGATATGCTAGTGTAGAGGAAATTGATAATGACAATATCCTTCAAGCTACGTATCTAGCCATGAAACGAGCCTATCATAAGCTTTCTGTACGTGGAGAATATGTCTTGGTCGACGGGAACGGCAACCCTGGTATCGAGAATGTAATCATAAAGCCAGTAATAGGTGGTGACAATCTGTCAGCCTCCATTGCGGCTGCTTCAATTATTGCTAAGGAAAGAAGGGATGAGATCATGTTGTCTTTACATGAACTGTACCCTGAGTATGGCTTTGACAAACACAAAGGATATGGTACCAAGGAACATTATCAGGCATTGGATAAATTCGGACCATCTTTAGTGCATAGAATGAGCTTTTTGAGAAAATGGAGTTTCCATGATTAA
- a CDS encoding rRNA pseudouridine synthase, translated as MIKEIRLQKYMADQGVASRRKSEEIILEGRVRVNNKVIKELGSKITPGVDKIIVDGKPIGGRIEYVYLVLNKPKGYLSTTSDPKDRKTVLDLVKDVNQRIYPVGRLDYNTEGLLIMTNDGELTYSMTHPSKELKKTYHATIDGILSIEDVAKLRKGVDIGDYVTAPAEVYILEEKSDGSVVEIIIHEGKYRQVRRMFEALGYDVKRLVRTQIGNITKKGIPRGKYRHLKKSEVLALKGQNSRKERGGKHGKR; from the coding sequence ATGATTAAAGAAATAAGATTGCAAAAATATATGGCCGACCAAGGAGTAGCTTCTCGAAGAAAAAGTGAGGAGATTATCCTAGAGGGTCGGGTTCGTGTAAACAATAAGGTTATTAAAGAACTTGGAAGTAAGATTACTCCAGGTGTCGATAAGATTATTGTTGATGGGAAACCAATCGGTGGTCGTATTGAGTATGTTTACTTGGTGCTTAATAAACCAAAAGGTTATCTTAGTACCACTTCAGATCCAAAGGACCGGAAAACAGTCTTGGATCTTGTCAAAGATGTAAATCAACGAATCTATCCTGTGGGACGTTTAGATTACAATACTGAAGGATTGTTGATTATGACCAACGATGGTGAATTGACTTACTCAATGACTCATCCTAGCAAAGAATTGAAAAAAACCTACCATGCAACCATAGATGGTATTTTAAGCATTGAAGATGTAGCTAAATTGCGTAAAGGTGTTGATATTGGAGATTATGTGACCGCACCAGCCGAAGTCTATATCTTAGAAGAAAAGTCAGATGGTAGTGTTGTAGAGATAATTATTCATGAAGGTAAATATCGCCAGGTAAGACGAATGTTTGAAGCATTGGGTTACGATGTTAAACGCCTAGTAAGAACCCAGATTGGCAATATTACAAAAAAAGGAATCCCTAGGGGTAAATACCGTCATCTAAAAAAATCTGAGGTATTAGCCTTAAAAGGTCAAAATAGTAGAAAAGAAAGAGGAGGAAAACATGGCAAAAGATAG
- a CDS encoding YajQ family cyclic di-GMP-binding protein has translation MAKDSSFDIVSEIDLQEVDNAINQTKKEITQRYDFKGADATVEFDRKEKITFNAANEYQVGAILDILQSKLVKRGIDIRVLQPGKIEPAGKRYKQELIVQSGISKEKAKDIVSHIKKLKLKVQSQIQEEHVRVSGKNRDDLQEVITSLKETDWDQPLQFINFRG, from the coding sequence ATGGCAAAAGATAGTTCATTCGATATAGTTTCTGAGATTGATTTGCAAGAAGTAGATAATGCAATCAACCAAACGAAAAAGGAAATTACCCAGCGCTATGATTTCAAAGGAGCAGATGCAACGGTTGAGTTTGATCGTAAGGAAAAAATCACCTTTAATGCAGCCAATGAGTACCAAGTTGGCGCAATCTTGGACATTTTGCAATCGAAATTAGTTAAACGCGGAATTGATATCCGAGTTTTGCAGCCTGGCAAGATTGAACCAGCAGGTAAGCGATATAAGCAAGAGCTTATTGTTCAATCAGGTATTAGCAAGGAAAAGGCCAAAGATATCGTTTCTCATATTAAAAAATTGAAACTGAAAGTTCAATCTCAAATACAGGAAGAACACGTTCGTGTTAGTGGAAAGAATCGAGATGATTTACAAGAAGTAATTACTTCTTTAAAAGAGACTGATTGGGACCAACCACTTCAATTTATTAATTTTAGAGGTTAG
- a CDS encoding CapA family protein: MITIYLLLGFLMLGIYPSPIDAPLMQTKKIYTPASLSHMVLTEDLRISFIGDIMMHDTQITGAYQGEGVYDFSESFAYVKPYIQESDFVIANLETTFAGAKAGYSGYPRFNAPDELATNLADIGIDLLVHCNNHVLDTGFNGLVRTKKTIEGAGMMSAGTRLTQDADTVVYFSVQNTDFALITGTYGTNGLTLPTDKKYMLNVLDPVRLVEDIKKATQKADYVICFLHFGTEYEEHPNRAQIALAETLVDAGADAIIGSHPHVIQTDGFIDNNIVVYSLGNFISAQRGAKRRTGMIYSLNLEKNLTDGNVRLKNTEYFPVFTYRAADGKRPYYLGPLSDNLEENSETHFQKSDFALVEEGLSYLEQTNLFADNAAQ, from the coding sequence TTGATAACAATTTATTTGTTACTGGGCTTCTTGATGTTGGGAATTTATCCCAGCCCGATAGATGCGCCATTAATGCAAACAAAAAAAATATATACGCCAGCTTCTTTAAGCCATATGGTTCTTACAGAAGACCTACGGATAAGCTTTATCGGGGATATTATGATGCATGATACTCAGATTACGGGTGCTTATCAAGGTGAGGGGGTATATGATTTTTCTGAATCATTTGCTTATGTTAAACCATATATACAAGAGTCTGATTTTGTTATAGCCAATTTGGAAACTACTTTTGCGGGTGCAAAAGCTGGTTATTCTGGATATCCTAGATTCAATGCGCCAGATGAATTGGCTACCAATTTAGCGGATATCGGAATTGATCTTTTGGTGCATTGCAATAATCATGTTTTGGATACCGGATTCAATGGACTCGTACGAACCAAAAAGACCATTGAAGGTGCAGGCATGATGAGTGCTGGTACTAGATTGACCCAAGATGCTGACACCGTGGTTTATTTTTCTGTACAAAATACTGATTTTGCACTCATCACTGGTACTTATGGAACCAACGGTCTTACGCTTCCTACAGATAAGAAATATATGCTTAATGTTTTAGACCCTGTAAGATTAGTGGAAGATATTAAGAAAGCAACCCAAAAAGCAGACTATGTCATTTGTTTTCTGCATTTTGGAACTGAATATGAGGAACACCCCAATAGGGCACAAATTGCGCTAGCAGAAACCTTAGTAGATGCTGGTGCGGATGCAATTATTGGCTCACACCCTCATGTTATACAAACTGATGGATTTATTGATAATAATATAGTAGTATATTCACTAGGGAACTTCATATCAGCTCAAAGAGGGGCAAAAAGACGTACCGGCATGATTTATTCTTTAAATTTGGAGAAAAATCTAACTGACGGTAATGTTAGACTCAAGAATACGGAATATTTTCCGGTTTTCACCTACAGAGCCGCTGATGGTAAACGACCTTACTATCTTGGGCCTTTGTCGGATAATCTAGAAGAAAACTCCGAGACGCACTTTCAGAAAAGTGATTTTGCCTTGGTCGAGGAAGGTCTTTCATATCTGGAACAAACCAATCTATTTGCTGATAATGCTGCTCAGTAA
- the ilvC gene encoding ketol-acid reductoisomerase produces MVKMFYDNDADLNIIKSKKVAVLGYGSQGHAHSLSLHDSGVDVKVALRKESKRWAEAENDGLTVCTVDEACEWADVIMVLLPDESQKEVYDTQILPHLTAGKALAFAHGFNIHFGRIKPPKDVDVFMIAPKSPGHLVRRMYTEGAGVPALVAVEQNPSGKALDLALSYAKGIGNTRAGVLETTFKEETETDLFGEQAVLCGGTARLIQAGFETLVEAGYKPEIAYFECLHELKLIVDLIYEAGISNMRYSVSDTAEYGDLTRGPRIVTEETKKEMKKILYEIQSGEFAREYIAENQAGRPKFNALHRMGEEHLIETTGHRLRKMMPWLGDKKAK; encoded by the coding sequence ATGGTTAAAATGTTTTACGACAATGATGCTGATCTAAACATCATCAAGTCAAAAAAAGTTGCAGTATTGGGCTATGGTAGTCAAGGACACGCTCATTCATTGAGCTTGCATGATAGTGGTGTTGATGTAAAAGTCGCACTAAGAAAAGAAAGCAAACGTTGGGCAGAAGCGGAAAATGATGGTTTAACTGTATGTACAGTTGACGAAGCCTGCGAATGGGCTGATGTTATTATGGTTCTTTTACCAGATGAATCACAAAAAGAAGTGTACGATACACAGATTTTACCACATCTTACTGCAGGCAAAGCCTTGGCCTTTGCGCATGGATTTAATATTCATTTCGGCAGAATTAAACCACCGAAAGATGTTGATGTATTCATGATTGCACCAAAATCACCTGGACATCTTGTTAGAAGAATGTACACGGAAGGTGCTGGTGTTCCAGCTTTGGTAGCTGTAGAACAAAATCCATCAGGCAAAGCATTGGATTTGGCATTGTCCTATGCTAAAGGTATTGGAAATACAAGAGCTGGCGTTCTTGAAACTACCTTCAAAGAAGAAACCGAAACGGATTTATTCGGAGAACAAGCTGTTCTTTGTGGCGGTACTGCTAGATTAATCCAAGCTGGATTTGAAACTTTAGTGGAAGCTGGATACAAGCCTGAAATTGCTTATTTTGAGTGTTTACATGAACTTAAACTGATTGTAGACCTTATTTATGAGGCTGGTATAAGCAATATGCGCTATTCAGTAAGCGACACTGCTGAGTATGGCGATTTGACTAGAGGTCCTCGTATTGTAACAGAAGAAACCAAAAAAGAAATGAAAAAAATTCTTTATGAAATTCAATCTGGAGAATTTGCAAGAGAATACATTGCAGAGAATCAAGCAGGAAGACCTAAATTTAATGCTCTGCACAGAATGGGTGAAGAGCACTTGATTGAAACTACTGGCCATAGACTCAGAAAAATGATGCCATGGTTAGGCGATAAGAAAGCAAAATAG
- a CDS encoding NAD(P)/FAD-dependent oxidoreductase — translation MSVIVIGGGVSGMMAAIAAAQKGAKVVLLEHKQKLGIKLSITGKGRCNLTNIASQDDFLSQVPDNSRFLYSSLNQFSSQDLRDFFENHGCPLKEERGGRVFPKSDSAKDIVQVLTKQLQVQTVEVRTNVEVTKVFQENGCIQGVILSNGETLLGTVIIATGGKSYPLTGSDGSGYRFARDFGHTTTKLFPSLVGLYCKDEWIEQLAGLSLRNVNLCVGQGKKKREAFGEMLFTHQGISGPIVLTLSRHIVKQLNEKDSVEVFLDFKPALTEDILDQRLIREFSENAKKDLVNVMKSLLPSALIPVILKISELEPHMKCHAVNKQDRQGLISALKHLRLTVTGHAGYKEAIVTQGGINVREVNPKTMASKKMEGLYMAGEMLDLDAYTGGYNLQIAFSTGYVAGVHAAAYDKEKTV, via the coding sequence ATGTCTGTAATTGTAATCGGTGGAGGCGTATCCGGTATGATGGCTGCTATAGCTGCAGCCCAAAAGGGTGCCAAAGTAGTCCTCCTAGAACATAAACAAAAATTGGGTATAAAACTCAGCATAACAGGAAAAGGTCGTTGCAATTTGACAAACATAGCAAGCCAAGATGACTTTTTGTCCCAAGTTCCTGATAATTCCCGTTTTTTATATAGTAGCCTGAACCAATTTTCTTCTCAGGATTTAAGAGACTTCTTCGAGAATCATGGCTGTCCTCTTAAAGAAGAGCGCGGTGGACGAGTTTTCCCAAAATCCGACTCAGCGAAAGATATTGTACAAGTTTTAACGAAACAACTGCAAGTACAAACAGTTGAAGTCCGAACCAATGTTGAGGTAACGAAGGTTTTCCAAGAAAATGGGTGCATACAAGGGGTAATTTTATCGAATGGTGAAACATTACTAGGAACAGTAATTATAGCTACCGGCGGCAAAAGTTATCCTCTTACCGGATCTGATGGAAGTGGATATCGCTTTGCGAGAGATTTTGGTCATACGACGACTAAATTATTTCCATCCCTTGTTGGCCTATACTGCAAAGACGAGTGGATTGAACAACTAGCTGGATTAAGCCTTCGAAATGTGAATTTATGTGTTGGGCAAGGTAAAAAGAAGAGGGAAGCTTTTGGTGAGATGCTTTTTACTCATCAGGGTATTTCTGGTCCCATCGTCTTAACATTGTCTAGACATATTGTGAAACAATTGAATGAAAAAGACAGCGTAGAAGTATTTTTAGATTTCAAGCCTGCACTAACTGAAGATATATTGGATCAACGTCTTATTAGAGAGTTTTCAGAAAATGCAAAAAAAGACCTAGTGAATGTTATGAAATCTTTACTACCCAGTGCACTTATTCCCGTCATTTTGAAAATAAGTGAATTGGAACCACATATGAAATGTCATGCGGTGAACAAACAAGACAGACAAGGTTTAATTAGTGCCTTAAAACACCTTAGATTGACGGTTACCGGACATGCTGGATATAAGGAAGCCATCGTAACACAAGGTGGCATCAACGTACGAGAGGTAAATCCCAAAACAATGGCCTCGAAAAAAATGGAAGGGCTATATATGGCGGGGGAAATGTTAGATCTCGACGCTTATACTGGTGGTTACAATCTGCAGATTGCATTTTCAACCGGTTATGTCGCTGGTGTTCATGCAGCGGCTTACGATAAGGAGAAAACCGTATGA
- a CDS encoding (d)CMP kinase — protein MISIAIDGPAGSGKSTIAKQLASQLGFLYIDTGAMYRSATYSVLKAGLLPTDEDRIVKLVSNLTIDLKGGPSEQKVFVDGIDVTDEIRKDEVSSLVSEIAKIGAIRKIMVDKQQKIACEHSVVMDGRDIGTKVLPEADFKFFLTASLEERARRRKKDFEALKENISFEQIKESIRKRDEIDEGRKISPLRKAENAILIDTTTKSVEEILDDMLIIINKNGKKEFTS, from the coding sequence ATGATATCTATAGCCATTGATGGTCCTGCAGGATCGGGGAAAAGTACCATAGCGAAGCAACTAGCATCTCAACTAGGGTTTCTATACATAGATACAGGTGCGATGTACCGAAGTGCTACTTACAGCGTCTTAAAGGCCGGTTTACTTCCTACAGATGAAGACCGTATCGTAAAATTGGTGTCAAATCTCACAATTGATCTTAAAGGGGGACCTTCTGAACAAAAGGTATTCGTTGATGGTATTGATGTAACCGATGAAATTCGTAAAGATGAAGTATCTTCACTAGTTTCAGAGATTGCTAAAATTGGAGCTATTCGGAAAATCATGGTAGATAAGCAGCAAAAGATTGCATGCGAACATTCTGTCGTGATGGATGGGCGAGACATTGGAACCAAAGTTTTGCCAGAAGCAGACTTTAAGTTCTTTTTAACGGCAAGCCTTGAAGAAAGAGCGCGACGTCGAAAAAAAGATTTCGAAGCTTTAAAAGAGAATATTAGTTTCGAACAAATTAAAGAAAGTATCAGAAAACGGGATGAAATAGACGAAGGAAGAAAGATAAGTCCCCTTAGAAAAGCAGAAAACGCCATTCTAATTGATACCACCACAAAAAGTGTGGAAGAGATTTTAGATGATATGCTCATAATAATCAATAAGAATGGAAAAAAAGAATTTACTTCTTGA
- a CDS encoding bifunctional 4-hydroxy-3-methylbut-2-enyl diphosphate reductase/30S ribosomal protein S1 has protein sequence MIIRVAKTAGFCYGVRRAIDIAQKARDEHGFIYTYGPLIHNAQEVERLKSQGIMEIKDASSADYLVIRSHGIGKDTRESLQDSNNLIDATCPNVSKAQRLCSRLEKEDYHCIIVGDKDHPEVLGLLEWGGKNAIAVTSVAEIPESILGCKVALLSQTTQDERLFKEIEKWLTERVADLKVYNTICLATSSRQKEAIELAEISDVMIVIGGKHSANTNKLFSIIRETKTPVYHIEEACELKNKWFASTDTVGVTAGASTPDWIIEEVVVAMEEIKNETMEENTELTMADIFTPSSDETYKVGDILNAVVVQVGQDEVLVDIGAKREGVVAARELENFEELKAGDELELMLVKKSNREGAPVLSKKAIARRKYENEKRQQKREMAKKFDGLSASFEEKTEFEVTVTEEVKGGVVVDLDGLRGFVPASHLEIGFVNDLSKYVGEKLRVRIIELDKKKNRIVLSQKDILAEERESLKVETWAKLEEGAVVEGTVCRTAKFGAFVDLGGIDGLLHISEMGWNKVDKPEDAVNIGDKIEVKVLSIDRDKEKIALSLKALQEDPWVVASTKYPEGSVVKGKVLRTTDFGAFVEIEPGFEGLLHISELAYERVEKVEDVVKPGDIVDVKIIKINPDEKKIGLSIKATLEKPAAPARPRPKKKVAPKVEKKEFQYSTEDDVPLTLGDVFGDLLDSTKE, from the coding sequence TTGATAATCAGAGTAGCAAAAACAGCTGGATTTTGTTATGGAGTGCGACGTGCGATTGATATCGCACAAAAGGCTAGGGATGAACATGGGTTCATTTATACCTATGGTCCACTCATACATAACGCCCAGGAAGTAGAGCGATTAAAAAGTCAAGGCATTATGGAAATCAAGGATGCATCTTCTGCCGACTATCTGGTCATTCGTTCACATGGAATTGGAAAGGATACTAGAGAAAGCTTGCAGGATAGCAATAATTTGATTGATGCAACCTGTCCAAATGTGTCAAAGGCCCAACGACTTTGTTCCCGGCTCGAAAAAGAAGATTATCATTGTATCATCGTGGGTGATAAAGACCATCCTGAAGTGCTGGGCTTACTAGAGTGGGGTGGAAAGAATGCAATTGCTGTAACTTCTGTTGCTGAGATTCCAGAATCTATTCTAGGATGCAAAGTTGCTTTGCTGTCACAGACCACACAGGATGAACGGCTGTTCAAGGAAATCGAGAAATGGCTAACCGAGAGGGTAGCCGATTTGAAAGTATATAACACCATCTGTCTTGCAACATCAAGTAGACAGAAGGAAGCCATAGAACTGGCAGAAATATCTGATGTAATGATTGTAATTGGCGGTAAACATAGCGCCAATACCAATAAATTATTCTCTATAATTAGAGAAACAAAAACTCCGGTGTATCACATTGAAGAAGCTTGTGAGCTAAAAAATAAATGGTTCGCAAGTACGGATACAGTTGGGGTAACAGCTGGCGCATCAACGCCAGACTGGATCATTGAGGAGGTTGTTGTAGCAATGGAAGAGATTAAGAACGAAACAATGGAGGAAAATACGGAATTAACTATGGCCGATATTTTCACCCCCAGCAGCGATGAGACTTATAAAGTCGGCGATATTTTAAATGCAGTAGTCGTGCAAGTGGGGCAAGACGAGGTTCTCGTGGACATCGGCGCAAAACGCGAAGGCGTAGTTGCAGCTAGAGAACTGGAGAATTTTGAAGAACTTAAAGCTGGTGATGAGCTTGAGTTGATGTTGGTTAAGAAAAGCAACAGAGAAGGCGCACCTGTGCTTTCTAAAAAAGCGATTGCCAGAAGAAAATATGAGAATGAAAAAAGACAACAAAAACGCGAGATGGCTAAAAAGTTCGACGGACTTAGTGCAAGCTTTGAAGAAAAAACTGAATTCGAAGTTACCGTTACCGAAGAAGTTAAAGGTGGCGTAGTCGTCGATTTAGATGGCCTTAGAGGATTTGTACCTGCTTCTCATTTAGAGATTGGGTTTGTTAACGACCTGAGCAAGTATGTAGGTGAAAAACTTCGTGTTCGCATTATTGAACTTGATAAAAAGAAAAATAGAATCGTTTTATCTCAAAAGGATATTTTAGCTGAAGAACGTGAATCACTAAAAGTAGAAACTTGGGCTAAACTTGAAGAGGGTGCTGTAGTAGAAGGTACGGTTTGCCGTACTGCAAAATTTGGTGCCTTCGTTGACCTTGGTGGCATTGATGGTTTGCTCCACATTTCTGAAATGGGATGGAATAAGGTAGATAAACCGGAAGACGCTGTAAACATTGGCGATAAAATCGAAGTGAAAGTTCTTTCTATCGACCGCGATAAAGAGAAAATTGCACTTAGCTTGAAAGCCCTCCAGGAAGATCCTTGGGTAGTAGCTTCTACTAAGTATCCTGAAGGTAGCGTTGTTAAAGGTAAGGTATTAAGAACCACTGATTTCGGTGCATTCGTTGAAATCGAACCTGGTTTTGAAGGCTTGCTACATATCTCCGAACTAGCTTACGAACGTGTTGAAAAGGTTGAAGATGTCGTTAAACCTGGTGACATCGTAGATGTGAAGATCATCAAGATTAATCCTGATGAGAAAAAAATTGGATTGTCTATCAAAGCTACACTTGAAAAACCTGCAGCACCTGCAAGACCTAGACCTAAGAAAAAAGTTGCTCCTAAAGTAGAGAAAAAAGAGTTCCAATACTCTACAGAAGACGATGTTCCATTGACATTGGGAGATGTATTCGGCGATTTGCTGGATAGCACAAAAGAGTAA